AGTCTAGGTTGCGAACTCACAGCCAGGCGAGTTTTATCAGGCGTTTCCCATGCCACGTCTGCTCGAGGGATCCCGGTCGCCACACAGTTCAACTGAACCGCAACTCCACGTTTGGCGTACGTCATAGAGGGAGGGCCGTTGGTGATTCGCGGTGGGTATGCAATCACGATAACAGACAGAGAAAGCATAGAGCTGCCATACTCGTTTGCAGCGCGGCAGATATAAGACCCCCGATCATAGACGGAAACTTGTTGGATGGCAAGCGTCCCATTGGGCAGCACAGCATAGCGTCCAGCTCTCTGCGGCCTGTTGAGGACCACCCCGCTGGGAAGTGTCCATGTCAGTCTAAGGGGCTCGCCGCTGGTCAGACAATGAAGCAGAAGTGTTTGTCCATTAACCACGCTGACAGGAGAGTTGTATCTGTTGAGGATCTCTGGCTTCCTCCCTGGGGACAACGTGATGATCTGCTCTGCAAGCCCTCGAGAGGTATGCCCCAGACAACGGTACATCCCAGCTTCAGCAACAGAGGGGTTACTGATGATCAAAGAGCCGCTGGGGTGGTGGAAAAACTTTGAGAACCGGGCACCACTTTGCAGAGGCGTGCCGTTTGGCAACATCCAAGTAACACGAGGTGGTGCTAAACCCTCGAAGGAGCAATTCAAAGTCATGGCGTTCCCAACTGTCAATGACAAGCTATCTGTTTTTGAACCTCTAATTTGAGGTCTGTCGACAAGCTCCTTCACGTCCAAGTTAACCACCAGCCGAACCTCCCCTCCTTCATTACGAGCAATGCAAGCCAGCTTCCCTGAATCTGTCCTCTTGGGCGAATGGATTTCCAAAGTACCATTTTGATGCACCGTCATTCTGTTGCTCTTGTACGGAGCAGGAAGGATCACATTTCCTGGTAGAACCCACATGATGCGAGGAGTCGGTTTTCCCTCCGCCACACAATCAATCAACTTCCTCTGATCTGGGAGAGCAGCGACCTTGACGCTGTTGGATTCGCCTCTAAACCCATTGATTACCGGAGACTGGACCAGAACCTCCAGCTTGGTGACTTTGTGGTCTTGTCCTGCGTTGTTCCTGGCCATGCAGGTGTAGTTACCTCCATCAAAACGCTGGACCTTCTGAACCACCAGTGTTCCATCATCCAGGATCTGGTATTTGTCAACAGCAGGGGAGATAAATTTATTCATTGGGGATATCCAGGTGATGCCTGGCAGTGGATCCCCTTTGGCGTTACATCTCAGAGTAACTGTTTCACCGTAGAACACCTTGATGGTCTTTTGGTTTTTATCCTGGATTTGTGGCTTGGAAGAGACAACCTTTACCTTCACTCTGACCTTCATCTCATCTTTGCCCAGTTGGTTCTCAGCGTAGCAGGTGTAGTCGCCTTCCTCAGGTACGCCGACATCATTGAAGTACAGCGTCCCGTTGTCAAACACCACATACCTGGAGTTCAAAAAGGGAGAGGAGTCAGATTTACTGTTACACACGTACGACTGCAgataacatttaaagaagaattCATGCTTCAGTGAAACTATTGGCTGCAAATATTCTAAATGAAGTACGTCCACAGAAAGTTGTTGTCGACAGGCTCGGATTAttctgtgtgtgacatcacataAATGATCCCTACACAGAGATAGACCCCTATGTTCAAGAGAAAGCTGATtttctttaaacacaaacagatgttaCTCTCTTCAAAGTGGCCAGAGTCCATTGACAAGAACAATAAAATTAGCATGCAGTACGTGGGCATTTCTGGCCTTGAGTTGGGTTAATTGGTTAATAAGTTTGTTAGCTTGTATCCAACACAACATaatggttttaaaaacaatctGAGTCTGTCAGTGGTAACAGCATGAAATGTGAACAGGTGCACCCAATGCCTGTAGGCAGCTGGGGGCTCCAATCGACTGGATCATTTCCAAAATACAAGTATGCACCCATTGGTAATTCAGACCCCTAAAAATGCCAGAATTAaaaattttaaacatgcaattaTACAAATTCATGCCACTGCTAATAAAAGAGGTTTTTGCTTTCCACTACAGAGGGTCTGTAATTATCTGTATCAGTGTATTTTTTTCAGATGAACATAAAGCCAGCAGTGTGTGATGCCCCCTcagtcttctctctgtctccgtACAGCTTGTATGTGtcagaatgaaacatgtttggtTGCCCAACCTTAATAGACCGACATGTCGAATTTACTGTGTGCACTGTATGTCATCGCAGGAAGCAATAAATACTGCTGACATGTGAAGGAGTTTTTGTGTTGCAGCAACAAATGCCAAAATTGGTTCTTGAAGTAATTTTCTTTGGAAGTGAGGAGTCATTAATCTTCCAGTGGTGAGCTGCCACTGAAGCACAAAGTCAGAGAACAGCTTCTGTTGAGTGATTaggacatttttaatgaatccTTATATACCACTGTTAATAAATGTCTGGTATGTAAAGCTCAGAATCTTTTGTGGAGAACAGTGACTTGCTCTCCAGAACAGAACAAAGAATCACATGTTTGTACATTTCTCTCATATAATGTCCATAAAACTACAACTTTTATATAAAGTGGGAAGAGGGGGCAGACAGTGATGTATTACATTGATCCAATATTCAACCATAAATTGCAAAAGCTGCAAAAGTCCTTTTCATGACAGTCACTGTTTACACTCTTGGTTATTCATAAATGTGGGCATGCCAGCTTTAGATGGTTTTGTTCAACATGATTTGAGGTTCGACAGGTTCACAGGACCACCATAACAAAGAGACGTTCATTGTGTCATACCTTCGACTGCGCCCTCCGCTAACACCGTCCCGATGTTTGACTGGGTTGACCATGGTGCCGTCAGGCAGTGCCCAGCTGATCTCTGGGTTAGGTAGACCCGAGGCCACGCAGTCCACCTTCAGGTCTCCACCGTACACCACCTCCTGACTggactgctgctgcttctgcttgaTCTTAGCCGCCCTGGTCAGCACGTTGACTTTCAACTGGACGTAGTCATCGCCCATCTTATTACGAGCCACGCACAGGTAGTCCCCGCTGTCGGTGTCCATCGCAGAGCGGACGGTTATCGTGCCGTTGGGAAAGACCTTGATCCTGGGGTCGAAACTGCAAGGATAATAGAAACAAAAGTATTAATGTAACAGCAGGTCTTTGTACCTTTTTAACGACATGAGGCCAAGGAAAGACATTGAGACAGACAGCAAACATATTGTGCCCTGTCATAGCACTGTTATGTGAGAACCAGGGATGAGAGAGAGCATTGATTTTCTTACCTAAACTGAGCATCCACCAgcttctttgagggcgtcctcCACATGATCCGAGGCGCTGGCTCGCCCCTCGCCACACAGTCGAGCAGCAGCGTCCCTCCATAACTCACATCTGTTCTCAGGGGGGATGATGAGGTGATGGTAGCCTTGGCAGCGTTGACATTCCTCCTAACCTTCAGGTTCACTGTTCTCTTTCTGGAAGCCACCACGTTGCTGGCCGAGCACTCGTATCTCCCAGCATTCCCTGGGCCCAGTCCCCGTATACTGAGGGTCCCGTTGGGGAAGACAATGAGGTTGCGTCCAGTAATAGATTGAGAAGCAATGAGCTGTAGGCCATCAGGTGTGGCCCAGCGGATGACTGGCTGTGGGGAACCCGTGGCGGTGCAGTGGATGAAGGCGGTGGCGCCCTCTTGGAGCGTAGTGTTCTCTTCTTGGGTCTGCTGAATCACAGGAGGCAACGCTGAGACGTAAAGACGGACTGAGACTGTGTCAGCACCTGCTGCGCTGCTGCCAATGCACTTATAAATCCCTCTGTCTGTGAAAATGGCCTGACTGATCTGGAGGGTCCCATTACTCGATACGGCCACACGCTGCTGAGGCGTAAAGGCAACAGGGGCAGCAGGCATGCGAACTTGGTTAGGGAGCACCCATGTAACTCGAGGCGTAGGGTGACCCTCCACTTTACACTCCAAATCAACTCTGCCACCCGGATGCACGGTGACGTCTCGGTGACGAGGCTGGAGGACCACAGGATGCTGAGACAGGACCACAAGGTTGACCACCATGTTGTCTGTGCCAAACTGGTTCTGGACGGTGCACAGGTACTGACCCCCGTCCATGGGCTGGATGTCACTGATGATTAACGTACCGTTTTGAAGGACCTCAAATCTCTGGACCCTGGTGTTCTTAGCAATGCTTGCCCCTGCATGGATGGAAAGAGTTACAGTGTTTCTTAAACAGAGCATCAAACTAATTCATCTCCTTGTTTATATTTCCCCTGGGGTCAAGTATGCTTCTGACTGCCTCAAGGTCAAAGTTCAAGCTCAAGGGCGACCAAGCCTTTTCTCAGCAGAAGTACTAAAGCTCTGATTGTTCTGCCTCCACATGTCTGTCCCTCACActgcctgtttttaaatcaaaccttAAAATgctcttttatttctttgcttttgGCTCATACATCTATCCTCACACTTTTACTTCTCTACTGCATGTCCTGTGGTTCTTACTTTGATCTTATTATTCTTTCTATGTTTGATCGCTCTTTGGGGGAgattttgttgtttgtaaaattgctttatttatacatttggattgcatttgtttgtttaaatgtctttcaaactCTCCTGAAAACCAATGCATTGTTACTTAGGAGTTTTAGACTTCACCCCCAGCTGAGTTATAAAGAGGACTCTGGTGCCCCTCTAAAGCAAAATGCAGAAACCACAGATGGACAAAATCCAAGAAAATGAGGCCTAGCATTTATGCCCACATTAGTAACAGTTACAATACTTTTAATAAGTTTGATATCACTTATTGGACCAGAAAGAATTGGTTTTCTTTGAGAATAAACTATTAGACTGATAAAATACTTAATTTAATACTAATACTAAAATCCACCTAATGCTGAGTTATGAGATTGAGTCATACATACCACTGGCAACTTTAGTCCAGGACAGGAAGGGCATTGGCTCGCCCTCAGCCTCACAGGGAAGCCGAGCATCTGTTTCTGCTTTCACAGTGAAAGTCTGGAAATTACTCTTCGTTATCCTTGGCTTCCCACCTGGAGCAGATCCCGGTCCCGGTACCTGGTAGTTCCTGGACACGTCCTGAGTGCTTGTTAGCAGTCTCTGTGTGAATGTATCAGCTTGGACTGCAGGCGTTGATGGGGCTGGGGCAGTTGTCTGCTTGATTGTTGGCTCTCTGGTTGATTTCAGCGATGGGGAAGTTGGTTTTGCACTGTGAGATAGATCCAGCGTGTGGTCAGGTGGATGGGTTTCAGGATGGACCGCAGATGTCCCCTGAGGTTCTGGTGTGGTGCTGGATTGGGTTTGATGGTCTTGATTGTGGTTATATTCAATGTTGTTGATTCTTAGACCCTCCAGAGTGGTGGCTCTTGGGGAAGATGTTTCAGGTGTCACATCAGGGCGTGACGTTGTAGCAGAGAGAAGTGCTCCTGTATTCACATTAGCTTCCTGTGACTCACTGCTTGTGCCTTTATTCTGTGGAGAAGTATGATAGGCACTTTCAGCTCCCTTTGTGGTCACCTGTTCTGTGTCCACATCATCGACCAACAGGATGCTTGGTGTTGTTAGAATGCCACTTGAAGCAGGCACAGGGGTTGTCTTGATTTCACGCTCAATCGAGGAGGCAGCTGAGGCCGATTGGAGCAGATTTACAGTGTCTTTATCTGTGAAATCATGGCCTGATTGATTAGCCTCGACATCTGTTTTCACTTGGGTTACAGTGTGGAAACCCCTGGAGGAATAGTCAGAGGTTGTTGCCGGTCCAACGTCTCCCATTACGCCTCCCTTTAGCCTCCCCTCTGAGGGTTCAACAGGTGGAAGAGGGCTGCTCATAAATGTCTGCTGAGTGGTCCATGTGAGCCTCTCAACGATCTCTGCACTCTCTGAAATTCCCAAGGCTGTTTGAGAAATTGCCTTTCCGTGACCTATTCCTGGAGAGGCTGTTGGAAAAGATGGTGCCGCTGACGTGCTCTTGAACAGCGGTTTGGCTCCGTCTAGTTGGCTGTTTTTCATTTCTGGGGGAGAGGATGGTAGTGAAGAGAGTTTGTCGTCATGCCCTGGGACTGTGCTTTCTTTATGACTCATTCTGCCTGATGTCCTTGCTTGACTTGGATCAGGGGTATTGAAACTGACTTCTAATGGTTCTATTTTAATCTGTGTGAATGCAGTAGTCATGGCGGGTGACGGCGTGGTGGCATTAAAGTGGAGGGGTTTATTCAGCTTTTGCTTCCTTCCGTTCGGCCTCCGGCGACGCCCTCCATTCCTTCTCTTAGAGTTCGGGTGTCCTTTAGAGCCCCTCCTTCCTGAAGCTGGAGCTGAAAGCGTGGTTGACGGTGCTGTTGTGAGCATCGCATTATGTGCTGTGTCATTTGGTTGAGTATGAGGCGGAGATGTTGATGAATTTTCCCCGTGGCTTGGCCCCGATTCATTCTGGTTGAGCAAAGAGATGACTTCACTTCCACTCAAAGTGAGGTCTCTATCATTATGAGAGCTGGCAACAACATCCGGGCTCTCGTCCAGACCCTCGCTCTCCTTCAACACCTTGGACTGATCAGCTGTTGTGTCTCCGTCCACATCTGTATTTGTGCTCTGGTTCTCTTGTACAGAATTTGTATGGCTTCTGCTCGCCGTGTTTGTGTTCGCCTGCCAGAAAGTGACAGCATGCAGGGGAACAGATGTGGTCTGTGGGAGGAAAAACTCACTGTTTGAAGTTGTGTGTATGTCCAAGTTTGTATTAGGGGTTGTATGTTGTACATTAAATGCAGTGTGGGTTGTGTATGGCTCTGTTGAAGCTTGGATTGTGTGCTGACTGTTTGATGTCCTGCCATGTGTTGCTTGTGCAGCGTTGCTGTTAGATGTCACACGTGCGTCTTTGCCTCGTGTAATGTCTTCATGAGTTCCTCCTGGCGTTGTTAAGCCATCTTGGTCGCCTCTTTCCTGCTCGCCATCAGATGATCCCTCAAAAGCTTCCTGTGTCGGCGTTGTCTGCTCCGTCATTCTCCTCTCTGGGATTTGAGTTACAGCGTTCTGAGTGTTTCTATCTCTAATCTTTGCCAAAATGTCCGCCCATTTCTCCGGGTCTATTTTACTCTTTGACACATTGATTTTCCTCCTGCTCTCGATCACATTCTTCCTGTCGTCATCGCGTGATACCGCAGGTTTCCGCGGCGCTAACGGCCTTCTCCACACATTCCTCGAGGGATGGACCCCCCTCCTGCCACCTGGAACCACCCCTCCAGGGATTCTCCTTCTCCCAGCATCCAATGGGCTTTTTGGTGCCTGAGTGACCTCTGCGTCCCCTGAAGCCTCCTCGATTTCCTCTGTGGGGACTTTAATCTGAGTGCTGACCCCTGAGGCCGACTGAGGTCTTGCTGGAAACTTCCTCAAAGGCCTTATAACTCCTTTTCGCCTGACCACAGTGACTTTTGTAGCCAGCGTGTCCACACCATGTTGATTTATGGCGATACATTTATAAAACCCATTGTCCAGGGTCTGACTTTGAGGGATATGAAGCGTGCCGTTGGAATAGACCGAAGCTCTAGAGGAGTTCACTCGGAAACTCACAATGTTGCTGCTTGGCAGAATCCAGTTAATTTCCGCATCAGGGGAACCAGACGCTGTGCACGGCAGAGAAATGGGGCTCCCTGCAAATCCCTCCACAGATGTGACTGAGGTGTCGTCTCCTGGGGGGGAGATAGAAGAGTCCTGCACTGTTAGGTGGAAAGGCAAGACCGCGAGATCTCCGTGAACCTTGGCGACGCAGTAGTAAATTCCTGCGTCTGTGTGGCTGACAGCTTTAATAAGCAGCTGCCCTTCATCGGACACAGACACCCTGTTGTCTGCACTGCTGTACGGAGCTTCCACCTTGGAGCCATCTGGAAGCATCCAGTGGATGACTGCTTGTCCAGAACTCTGAATGTCACAGTCCATTTGACTTGGCCTTCCCAGGATAACACTCAGCACTTTACGAGTCGTGTTCGTCGACTCAATCATAACCCatgtcctcctctgtctctgcaccAGCTCGGCCTCCACCGTCTCTGAGAAATCACTGCTCAGGATCAGTTTCACTATCTTGGCTGATGACTGAAGTCTgttcagctggaggtctgcagagtTCTGCATCAGCCACGCTGGCTGGGCCATCATGTTCACTTTAACACCTGTGTAGTACTGTGCATCCTTCTCAGAGTCCTGTCTGTACACATACGTAGGGTGAGGATCCTTTCTGAGCAGAACGCCTCTTTTTAAGTGTGCAGGCACACTGCTGTAGTACGCAATCAGCCTCCACAGCCGCTCATACCTTTCTCTATCTACAGAACATTCAATATCCACAGAGAAGCTCATGTTGGAGGCCAGATGGAGCTGGTCCACCTGCTCCCAGTTGATCTTAGTTAGCCTTCTCGGCTCACCAACGCTGCACTGCAGATCCACCTCATTCCCGTGTTCATCCGACAGACCCATTGAGATGTTTCCAAAAGGTTCCCTGAAGTCCCCCGTGGTTTTGACCTCAGTGTCCGCCTCATCAGGTGGAGAAGTCCTTTGAGGGGAGGTGATGACGGGGCTGCTGCAGACCACTTTCTCCACAGCCTGGAGCTCTTTCCTCCGGAGGGATCTGGGAGACGAGCACATCGGGCACAGCTGGCCACCGGGGAGCGCTCTGtcctttttacatttcaagaCACCtagaggaaaaacaacaacaacaacactgtcaACAAGATCTAAAGACTAATCTCTGtatgatttttcacattttatggcAGTTAATGAATGCATTTATacatgaatgtcttttttttcaaactttaagtCTGCTGGTTTTTgaaaacatgcatgtttttttttaataagtacCCTGTGCATTTTTCTTCAGTACAACTCAGAGTACTTGGGAACACACATCTCCAAAATATTGATTATCTAAAGTCTCGAACCCCCAGACTCACCTGGTGAGGTCTTAAACCAATCTTTGAACCACCCCATGTTGCAGTCGCAGGTCCACGGGTTCCCATGGAGGTACAGGTTCTCTAGCTGAGGCATGGTGTCCAGCAGCGTGGAGGACAGAGCGGTCAGCCCATTGTCCGACAGGTGCAGGTGTCTCAGCGTGGAGACGTGGAAGTGTCCCATCAGAGAGAAGGTGGAGAAGGTGGCCGGGTGAAGCTGCTGAAGCCGGTTtccttccagctgcagcagacGCAGCGAGGTGAGGCCCTGGAAGGAGTCCGGGTGGATGAACTCCAGCCGGTTGTGGTCCAGGTGTAACCTCGCCAACGACCACAGACCATGAAGGGTGTGTCTGTTGATCTCCTTCAGTTTGTTGTAGCTCATCTTCAACATCTGAACCAATGAGGAGACACAACGTCATCATCagtaaacatgaaataaagaatTTAAGAGGCCTCTTTTATCTTATTTGGCACATTTGGTAGTgtcctgtcaatcacaggtagccccaccctaactcctccccctctttctggTCTCTGTGACCAAAGTGGGACCATCATTTACTTATGAACATCATGTTGTGTTGAAGAACCAACAACCATCAAAGTCGCCTCCTGCTGGCCAGTGCagagaatgcaggtttaaggctCTTCGCTTATGAAACCAAGAGGCTACTTCTAATCCTCACTCACCTTCTCCTGCACATGATCAGTCCAAACATTCATTCAGAGGTAGAGTTAATGTGAGGTGTACCTGCAGTGATGTGAGGTCCCTGAACGCACCGTCAGGCACACTGTGGATGTCATTCCCATGAACCATCAGCAGCTCCAGCTTCTTCAGACCAGACAGAGATGTGTCTGTGATTTTATTGATGCTGTTGAATCTGAAACAACAATTGAACAACATTTAGTCCAAATATGATCAACTTTTATAAACAAATGCAATTAAACCCCAAGTTTATGTTGCGTAAAAAATGCTGTGAAAAGCGAAATGAATGACTTTTTGATGATGCCAGATTGAAGCACTGACCCCAGGTTGATGCGCTCCACGTGTTTGGAAACAGCGGCCGGGATGGTGAGGAGGGAGCGGAAGGTGCAGTGCAGCTCGGTAGGCTGAGGGCACGAGCAAGACCGGGGGCAGGGGCCAGAGGCGACCGGGGGCAGGATCAccaggagcagcagagggaggaggacgCACAGCGCTGGGGTCTTCATCTTTATCCACGGGGAGGGGCGCTCACTGGAGATGTCCTTTCAATAACTTACGAAAGAacgtttttattattatttctataCATCACGAGCGTCTTTGACAGAGTAAAACAGACCATGGAGAGTGTAAAATCTAAAggatttaaactttaaattggAATAAAATGAATCCTTATTCGACATTTATAATCAATCAGAGGTTAAGTTGATTCTCCGGAGCGCTGGTCAGACTTTGGCTCACGTTTCGTGCGTAAACTCTCTGCCTCCGTCTCCGCATGAATGGATGAACTCCGCACGATTACGCAAGTTGCGCTACAGCCAAAGTGcttcctaaatatttaaaaacctcaTCTCTAAACAGCGcaatgaaatataaatgatcTTACCTCAAAGACGTGACATCATCTCTGCTGGGAGCTGCACAAAATCCATTTCAGCATGGGGGGGAAAAGCACgaaatcaaacaaaagcttAACGACGAAATAAAGTTACAGTAAGAAATCTGAAGCaacagatatttatttaaactcctgagaggggggaggggggagagagggtctgactcctctctgtgtggaccTGCAGCCAGAAATGAGTGAAGTAGAGTTTGTGCAGCGCAGCGCAGCGGAGGCGCCACAGGAGGAGCCAGGAGGAGTCTTCGGAGGAGATCGGGGGTGAGCAGAGTTTGGGGGTCctgactcaaaaaaaaaaaaaagctgctgagtGTGAGAGAGCGCGGTGAGTGTTGCTGGGAATCCTGAATGAGTCAGAGTGGAACCATGAGGAGTCAGATTAACCGCTGAAGTTTACAGTTTCTAAACAGCTGGATGGAGACGGAGGAGGAAACATGAGGATAAACAAACTGTGGCCTCAGAGCTGAAGATTAAACTCAAGTGTCTCTCAACACTAAGTTTGAAATCAACACACTTTTGCCCTTATGAAAGGATAAGTACTCAATGAAGACCCCCGTTCCAGTCATACCCCTATATCCTACTGATATGTTACATAACCTACCCTGTTGTCTTTAGTTGCCACAGCAACCAAAACAGCATCCTACCTTCATCAGACCCAGGCTGTGTTGATGCGAGCTCCAGGTAGTGTCAACACTGAAGCACCTACAGAATGTGccaagtttgcaatgacagtagcaaacctccctaagggggcccctcTGACTGCAATGTGTTACTCAAGTTTGTCGATGAAAGTGACACTAAAAAGATGTTTTGACTTAAAGTTATTTAATTCTTCACGGTTTTATGATTTTCAGGTGAACTTTGGAAGTGTACGTttcacatttgttgttgttgtcagaatATTTACGGTGATGGTCGCTGGTTCGaggttgccccccccccccctcaggccCAAACAGGCTCTAGACTCGCCCCTGATTACAGACAAGCCTGACACACTTTGAAAGGTCCTTCAAGATGACAAAGAAATCCCTAACAGGACGACGCCCGAGCC
The sequence above is drawn from the Labrus bergylta chromosome 24, fLabBer1.1, whole genome shotgun sequence genome and encodes:
- the mxra5a gene encoding matrix-remodeling-associated protein 5 → MKTPALCVLLPLLLLVILPPVASGPCPRSCSCPQPTELHCTFRSLLTIPAAVSKHVERINLGFNSINKITDTSLSGLKKLELLMVHGNDIHSVPDGAFRDLTSLQMLKMSYNKLKEINRHTLHGLWSLARLHLDHNRLEFIHPDSFQGLTSLRLLQLEGNRLQQLHPATFSTFSLMGHFHVSTLRHLHLSDNGLTALSSTLLDTMPQLENLYLHGNPWTCDCNMGWFKDWFKTSPGVLKCKKDRALPGGQLCPMCSSPRSLRRKELQAVEKVVCSSPVITSPQRTSPPDEADTEVKTTGDFREPFGNISMGLSDEHGNEVDLQCSVGEPRRLTKINWEQVDQLHLASNMSFSVDIECSVDRERYERLWRLIAYYSSVPAHLKRGVLLRKDPHPTYVYRQDSEKDAQYYTGVKVNMMAQPAWLMQNSADLQLNRLQSSAKIVKLILSSDFSETVEAELVQRQRRTWVMIESTNTTRKVLSVILGRPSQMDCDIQSSGQAVIHWMLPDGSKVEAPYSSADNRVSVSDEGQLLIKAVSHTDAGIYYCVAKVHGDLAVLPFHLTVQDSSISPPGDDTSVTSVEGFAGSPISLPCTASGSPDAEINWILPSSNIVSFRVNSSRASVYSNGTLHIPQSQTLDNGFYKCIAINQHGVDTLATKVTVVRRKGVIRPLRKFPARPQSASGVSTQIKVPTEEIEEASGDAEVTQAPKSPLDAGRRRIPGGVVPGGRRGVHPSRNVWRRPLAPRKPAVSRDDDRKNVIESRRKINVSKSKIDPEKWADILAKIRDRNTQNAVTQIPERRMTEQTTPTQEAFEGSSDGEQERGDQDGLTTPGGTHEDITRGKDARVTSNSNAAQATHGRTSNSQHTIQASTEPYTTHTAFNVQHTTPNTNLDIHTTSNSEFFLPQTTSVPLHAVTFWQANTNTASRSHTNSVQENQSTNTDVDGDTTADQSKVLKESEGLDESPDVVASSHNDRDLTLSGSEVISLLNQNESGPSHGENSSTSPPHTQPNDTAHNAMLTTAPSTTLSAPASGRRGSKGHPNSKRRNGGRRRRPNGRKQKLNKPLHFNATTPSPAMTTAFTQIKIEPLEVSFNTPDPSQARTSGRMSHKESTVPGHDDKLSSLPSSPPEMKNSQLDGAKPLFKSTSAAPSFPTASPGIGHGKAISQTALGISESAEIVERLTWTTQQTFMSSPLPPVEPSEGRLKGGVMGDVGPATTSDYSSRGFHTVTQVKTDVEANQSGHDFTDKDTVNLLQSASAASSIEREIKTTPVPASSGILTTPSILLVDDVDTEQVTTKGAESAYHTSPQNKGTSSESQEANVNTGALLSATTSRPDVTPETSSPRATTLEGLRINNIEYNHNQDHQTQSSTTPEPQGTSAVHPETHPPDHTLDLSHSAKPTSPSLKSTREPTIKQTTAPAPSTPAVQADTFTQRLLTSTQDVSRNYQVPGPGSAPGGKPRITKSNFQTFTVKAETDARLPCEAEGEPMPFLSWTKVASGASIAKNTRVQRFEVLQNGTLIISDIQPMDGGQYLCTVQNQFGTDNMVVNLVVLSQHPVVLQPRHRDVTVHPGGRVDLECKVEGHPTPRVTWVLPNQVRMPAAPVAFTPQQRVAVSSNGTLQISQAIFTDRGIYKCIGSSAAGADTVSVRLYVSALPPVIQQTQEENTTLQEGATAFIHCTATGSPQPVIRWATPDGLQLIASQSITGRNLIVFPNGTLSIRGLGPGNAGRYECSASNVVASRKRTVNLKVRRNVNAAKATITSSSPLRTDVSYGGTLLLDCVARGEPAPRIMWRTPSKKLVDAQFSFDPRIKVFPNGTITVRSAMDTDSGDYLCVARNKMGDDYVQLKVNVLTRAAKIKQKQQQSSQEVVYGGDLKVDCVASGLPNPEISWALPDGTMVNPVKHRDGVSGGRSRRYVVFDNGTLYFNDVGVPEEGDYTCYAENQLGKDEMKVRVKVKVVSSKPQIQDKNQKTIKVFYGETVTLRCNAKGDPLPGITWISPMNKFISPAVDKYQILDDGTLVVQKVQRFDGGNYTCMARNNAGQDHKVTKLEVLVQSPVINGFRGESNSVKVAALPDQRKLIDCVAEGKPTPRIMWVLPGNVILPAPYKSNRMTVHQNGTLEIHSPKRTDSGKLACIARNEGGEVRLVVNLDVKELVDRPQIRGSKTDSLSLTVGNAMTLNCSFEGLAPPRVTWMLPNGTPLQSGARFSKFFHHPSGSLIISNPSVAEAGMYRCLGHTSRGLAEQIITLSPGRKPEILNRYNSPVSVVNGQTLLLHCLTSGEPLRLTWTLPSGVVLNRPQRAGRYAVLPNGTLAIQQVSVYDRGSYICRAANEYGSSMLSLSVIVIAYPPRITNGPPSMTYAKRGVAVQLNCVATGIPRADVAWETPDKTRLAVSSQPRLFGNKYLHPQGSLIIQNPTHRDAGVYRCTARNAIGTDTKSTILNVF